A genomic stretch from Astatotilapia calliptera chromosome 4, fAstCal1.2, whole genome shotgun sequence includes:
- the LOC113021180 gene encoding probable ATP-dependent RNA helicase DDX17: MRGSYGDRDRDRGRDRGNPRFGSSRGGPPPGKKFRNPGERLRKKRWDLNELPKFEKNFYNENSEVQRMSQYDVEEYRRKKEITVRGSGCPKPVTSFHHAQFPQYVMDVLMQQNFKEPTAIQAQGFPLALSGRDMVGIAQTGSGKTLSYLLPAIVHINHQPYLERGDGPICLVLAPTRELAQQVQQVAYDYGKSSRIKSTCVYGGAPKGPQIRDLERGVEICIATPGRLIDFLEAGKTNLRRCTYLVLDEADRMLDMGFEPQIRKIVDQIRPDRQTLMWSATWPKEVRQLAEDFLKDYVQINVGALELSANHNILQIVDVCVESEKDQKLIQLMEEIMAEKENKTIIFVETKKRCDDLTRRMRRDGWPAMCIHGDKSQPERDWVLSEFRSGKAPILIATDVASRGLDVEDVKFVINYDYPNSSEDYIHRIGRTARSTNKGTAYTFFTPGNLRQARELIRVLEEARQAINPKLLQLADSGRSGGGGRSRFRNSNSNNPNMMYQDECDRRMRSAGGGSSSKDGRGSSYSRGGNSRDGDQSSSYRDRSSRDGGRSYSSGSYDQYQNNSSSRGGSSSAGSAAGNAPPPSSGPQPLMAQQFNPPQPMMGLMGHSPFQFAPPPASLSGRK, encoded by the exons ATGAGAGGTTCTTACGGAGACAGAGACCGAGACCGTGGTCGTGACAGAGG CAATCCCCGATTCGGATCAAGCAGAGGAGGACCACCCCCGGGTAAGAAGTTTCGGAATCCTGGGGAACGCTTACGAAAGAAGAGATGGGACCTGAATGAGCTTCCTAAATTTGAGAAAAACTTCTATAATGAAAATTCCGAAGTGCAGCGAATGAGCCAG TATGATGTTGAGGAGTAtcgcagaaagaaagaaatcacagTCCGAGGCTCAGGCTGCCCAAAACCTGTCACCAGCTTCCATCATGCACAGTTTCCTC AATATGTAATGGATGTACTGATGCAGCAAAACTTCAAGGAACCAACAGCCATTCAGGCTCAAGGTTTCCCTCTGGCACTCAGTGGGAGAGACATGGTGGGCATTGCTCAGACGGGTTCTGGGAAGACTTTATCG tatCTCCTGCCTGCAATCGTGCACATCAATCATCAGCCCTACTTGGAGCGTGGAGATGGACCCATT TGCTTGGTGTTGGCCCCCACGAGAGAACTAGCTCAGCAGGTCCAGCAGGTGGCATATGACTATGGAAAGTCATCACGCATCAAAAGCACTTGTGTGTACGGCGGTGCTCCCAAGGGACCTCAAATACGAGACTTGGAGAGAG GCGTTGAGATCTGCATCGCCACTCCGGGTCGTCTCATTGACTTCCTAGAAGCTGGAAAGACCAACCTGCGGCGCTGCACATACCTAGTTCTGGATGAGGCTGACCGCATGCTGGACATGGGTTTCGAACCACAGATACGCAAAATTGTGGATCAGATCAGG CCGGACAGACAGACTCTGATGTGGAGCGCTACCTGGCCTAAAGAAGTTCGCCAACTGGCAGAGGACTTCCTGAAGGACTATGTCCAGATCAATGTTGGAGCTCTGGAGCTCAGCGCTAACCACAACATCCTTCAAATTGTTGACGTTTGCGTGGAGAGCGAAAAGGACCAAAA GCTTATCCAGCTGATGGAAGAGATTATGGCTGAGAAGGAAAACAAGACCATCATCTTCGTTGAGACCAAGAAACGGTGTGATGACCTGACACGTAGGATGAGACGTGACGG GTGGCCAGCGATGTGTATTCATGGTGACAAGAGTCAGCCAGAGAGAGACTGGGTATTATCAG AGTTTCGGAGTGGCAAAGCACCCATCCTCATAGCTACTGACGTCGCCTCACGTGGGCTTG ATGTGGAGGATGTCAAGTTTGTCATCAACTATGACTACCCTAACTCATCCGAGGATTATATCCACCGCATCGGGCGTACAGCTCGCAGCACTAACAAAGGCACCGCTTACACCTTTTTCACTCCGGGGAACCTCCGGCAGGCCCGAGAGCTGATCCGGGTCCTGGAGGAAGCCCGGCAGGCGATCAATCCCAAACTGCTGCAGCTGGCCGACAGTGGACGCAGCGGAGGAG GTGGCCGTTCCCGTTTCCGCAACTCCAATTCAAACAATCCCAACATGATGTACCAGGATGAGTGTGATCGTCGGATGCGTTCTGCTGGTGGGGGCAGCAGCTCAAAGGATGGCCGTGGCAGCAGCTACAGCCGCGGCGGAAACAGCCGGGATGGGGATCAATCTTCTTCTTACAGAGATCGCAGCAGCAGGGATGGAGGACGTAGTTATAGCTCCGGCTCCTATGACCAGTACCAGAATAACAGCAGCTCCAGAGGTGGCTCCAGCTCAGCAGGCAGCGCTGCGGGGAATGCCCCACCTCCTTCATCAGGCCCTCAGCCTCTAATGGCTCAGCAGTTCAACCCTCCACAGCCTATGATGGGTTTGATGGGGCACTCGCCATTCCAGTTTGCGCCTCCTCCGGCATCTCTGTCTGGGAGGAAATGA
- the LOC113021179 gene encoding ADP-ribosylation factor-binding protein GGA1-like, with amino-acid sequence MAAPPDAESLESRINRATNPLNRDTDWSSIHAFCDQLNNELEGPQLATRLLAHKIQSPQEWEAMQALLVLETCMKNCGKRFHSEVGKFRFLNELIKVVSPKYLGTRSPEPVKIKVLELIYSWTLALPDEAKISDAYQMLKKQGIVKQDPELPPDKLLNLPPPRPKNAIFEDEEKSKMLSRLLNSSHPEDLKAANKLIKEMVQEDQRRAEKVSKRVNAIQEVKESVTLLTQLLQDYDSTATDQSNAELIQDLYQRCEKMRPTLFRLASDTEDNDEALAEILQANDSLTQVINLYKQQVKGEIVNGNNTLNTQKQTGGGTALLDLSGLDTSPQSPPSFPEFPTPTDSLNPPSHGDMGISLLDDELMSLGLSEGTHTSNPASQPEDSTAWDSFQSSDSIDTDIATAPSLLLSPDPPPHSQPLSSGSTPGNSALDELDLLGKTLLQQSLPPEGLQVKWDKQQSKPTLRDLQNKTGTNIAPNPIPAFTAEPPAPVPNSQPSLKATLLDVSPSHTEASSADVSLTDVFVPLESIKPSSLLPVTVFDSHSLRVLFHFARDSPLSRPDVLVVIISMLSSAPVPVTNINFQTTAPKTMAVKLQPPSGTELPAFNPILPPAAVTQILLLANPNKEKVKLQYRLTFTMGEQEHSESGSLEQFPPPEKWGNL; translated from the exons ACAGAGCCACAAATCCActaaacagagacacagactggaGTAGCATCCATGCCTTCTGTGACCAGCTCAACAATGAGTTGGAGGG ACCGCAGCTGGCCACCAGGCTCCTGGCCCACAAGATCCAGTCTCCACAAGAGTGGGAGGCCATGCAGGCATTACTT GTCCTGGAGACTTGTATGAAAAACTGCGGGAAAAGGTTTCACAGTGAAGTGGGCAAATTCCGTTTTCTCAATGAACTCATCAAAGTTGTTTCTCCCAAG TACCTTGGAACACGGTCCCCTGAGCCAGTTAAGATAAAAGTTTTGGAGTTGATCTATAGCTGGACTTTGGCGTTACCAGATGAAGCCAAGATTTCAGACGCTTATcaaatgctgaaaaaacaaG GTATTGTTAAACAAGATCCTGAGCTGCCACCTGACAAGCTACTCAACCTTCCTCCACCCAGACCCAAGAATGCTATTTTTGAAGATGAAGAGAAATCCAAA ATGTTGTCTCGCCTATTGAACAGCTCGCACCCCGAAGACCTCAAAGCCGCCAACAAACTCATTAAGGAAATGGTCCAAGAG GATCAGAGGCGTGCAGAGAAGGTGTCAAAGCGGGTGAATGCCATTCAGGAGGTAAAGGAGAGCGTCACTTTACTGACCCAGCTTCTGCAGGACTACGACAGCACGGCTACGGATCAGAGCAATGCTGAACTCATTCAG GACCTGTATCAGCGCTGTGAGAAAATGAGGCCAACACTGTTCAGACTGGCAAGTGACACGGAGGACAACGACGAGGCTCTGG CGGAGATCCTGCAGGCCAACGACAGCCTGACTCAAGTCATCAACCTGTACAAGCAGCAGGTGAAAGGGGAGATTGTAAATGGAAACAACacattaaacacacagaaacaaaccg GAGGAGGCACAGCGCTGCTAGATCTGTCAGGATTGGACACGTCACCACAGTCGCCGCCTTCCTTCCCAGAGTTTCCCACTCCCACAGACAGCCTAAACCCTCCCTCACATGGGGACATGGGGATTAGTCTCCTTGATGACGAACTCATGTCGCTTG GTTTAAGTGAAGGAACACACACCTCTAACCCCGCCTCACAGCCTGAGGACTCCACCGCATGGGACTCGTTCCAG tcCTCTGACAGCATAGATACAGATATCGCAACTGCGCCCAGTCTCCTTTTGAGTCCAGATCCGCCTCCCCACTCTCAGCCTCTTTCATCTGGCTCCACTCCTGGGAACTCTGCCTTGGATGAACTGGACCTGCTGGGAAAAACCCTGCTGCAGCAGTCTCTACCTCCAGAGGGCCTGCAGGTCAAATG GGACAAGCAGCAGTCTAAACCGACTCTGAGAGACCTCCAGAACAAGACCGGGACAAACATCGCTCCAAATCCAATTCCAGCTTTTACCGCTGAACCTCCTGCACCTGTTCCCAACTCCCAGCCCAGCCTTAAAGCCACACTGCTGGATGTGTCTCCCTCTCACACTGAGGCTTCTTCTGCAGACGTTTCTCTGACTGACGTTTTTGTACCCTTAGAATCCATTAAGCCCA GTAGTCTGTTACCTGTAACTGTGTTTGACAGCCACAGTCTGCGGGTTCTCTTTCACTTCGCTCGCGACTCTCCTCTGTCTCGACCCGATGTTCTGGTGGTGATTATCTCCATGCTTTCGTCAGCCCCTGTGCCTGTCACCAACATAAACTTCCAGACTACTGCTCCAAAG ACGATGGCCGTGAAGCTGCAGCCCCCGTCAGGGACGGAGCTCCCCGCTTTTAACCCCATCCTCCCTCCTGCTGCTGTCACACAGATCTTGCTGCTAGCAAATCCAAACAAG gAGAAAGTGAAGCTGCAGTACAGATTAACCTTCACCATGGGAGAGCAGGAGCACAGCGAGAGCGGCAGTCTAGAACAGTTTCCGCCTCCGGAGAAATGGGGGAACCTATAG